GGCTTGACTGGCGGTATCGCCAGCGGTAAATCGACTGTCGCTCATCATTTCGAGCGCTTAGGAATAGCGGTGATCGATGCCGACCAAGTCGCCAGGGAAGTTGTCGAACCTGGCGAGCCCGCCCTCGCTAAACTACGGGAAATTTTTGGCGAAACTATTATCGACGCCAAAGGGCGGCTGGATCGCGCCCGAATGCGCGACATTGCTTTTGCCGACCCATCGCTTCGGCGTCAGCTCGAAGCAGTGATGCATCCGGCGATCGGACAACGGATGCAAGAAAAATTGCGAGCTGCCAACAGCCCTTACGTGATTCTCATGGTGCCACTTTTGGTCGAAACCGGGCAGCATCGACTGGTCAATCGAGTCTTGGTGGTGGATGTGCCAGGGCAACAACAGCTGGAGCGACTGATGGCGCGTGACGGTATCAACTTGGAACAGGCCAAGGCAATATTGGCTGCCCAAACGGACCGCGAACAACGGCTCGAAGCCGCCCACGATGTCATTGAGAACACCGACTCGACTGATGCGTTGGCGGATATCGTCTTGCAACTACATGCGTCCTATACACGCATGGTTGACCAACCCGAACTACGGGCCCGGCGCTTCCATTTTGGGCCGAAAACGTCGGCACCCGCCCTGAGCTGAGATGGAATAATACGTGTCATGGAACACGCGACACTCGGACGAACCGTAGAATTCGAGCACCCACTCAATGAACGTGTGCGGAAACTCATGCGGCTCGAATTTCTCCTGGCTCAAACCCGGCATCATTTGTCGGGACGTAGCGGATGGGACACCCGGGCTGCCATTGGCTCGATGCTTGAAACCCTAGAAGGGCTCGGCCGCAGCGATATCAAGGGTGAGCTGATTCAGGAAATGGATCGTCAGCGCGGTCACCTGGAACAACTTAGGCATCGGGCAGGAATCGATCAGGAAGAACTCAACAAGCTGCTCGGTGAGTTACGAGACCTCACCGATCAACTCCACACACTCCCAGGGCAGCCTGGGCAAATCCTGCGGGAAAACGAACTGATCAGTTCGTTTCGTCAACGAATGACCATTCCCGGCGGCACCGCATACTTCGATTTACCCGGGCTCCATCGTTGGCTTAACCAGCCCCTGCACCAACGCCAAGAGACACTTTCGGGCTGGTACAGCCAGTTCACGCTTCTGGAGCAATGTCTAGATATGGTTTTGCGACTGATCCGCGAAACAGGAAAACGAACGCTGGAGGTCGCCCGCGGCGGCATCTACGAACAAGTACCCGATGCGGAACGCCCTTGCCAACTATTGCGGATCGCGCTCCCCGTCGACTGTGGCGCATATCCGGAAATCAGCGCCGGACGACATCGCATTACCATTCGATTCGTGACCCAAGTATCGTTGGAACAACGACCCTGCCAGGTCACCGATGACCTGGAGTTCCGACTGGCCTGTTGTCGAGGCGCCACATGAAGAGAAAAAACATGTTCGATCCCGGCATGCAATCGCGCATTGGCCGATGCCCGACGTGTGGCGAAACCACGGACGTGGGCCATGCCAACCCGGCCCGGCCATTTTGTAGCCGTCGTTGCAAGCTCATCGATTTGGGCGGATGGTTAGAAGAAAGCCGCAGTATCCCGGTGACGGACGCCGACCTTCCAGAGGACAACTCGAACACACGAAACTAACCTGTTAGTGTTCGCCACGCCACAGACCGCGAATGGCAGCTATTCCTTGGGCACCGGCGCCCCTGGCCGTGTCCAAATCCTCATGCTTCATACCCCCGATGGCATACACCGGAATGGTGGTTCGGTCAGTCAGGATGCGAAACTGATCCCAACCGAGGGTGGGACCTTCGGGATGGGATCGGGTGTTGCAGACCGATCCCAAAACCACAAAATCCAAGCGCATCTCCTGGGCGAGAGCCAGCTGTTCATGATCATGGCAGGATGCAGCAACCAAGAACTCCCTCCCGGCAGGACGAGATTCCGGCCGGTAAGCTCGCAAACGAGCAGCATTGAGATGGACACCATCGAATCCCAACGCTTCGGCCTGGACACTATCGCCATTCAATAGCACACGCGCCCCGGCCGCATGGCAGATCGGCAGGCACCGCGCGGCGAAGGTTTTCAATGATTGTTCAGTCGCGCTGGGGAGGCGAAGCTGAATAAGTCGAGTACCTCGATCCAGCGCTTGGATCAACCCGCGCTCCAACCCACCGATATCGCACGCCATATCAGGCGTAACTAAATAATGGTCAGGAAGGTCGAGAGCACGGACGATGGGCTCATTGGCAGATGGCAATTGCCAGCGTTTTAAATCCGCCGGCGCAACCCAAGCCAACCGCTGCCCCTCCCGACCACGGGGTTGGCCGTGATATCGAATCACGGTCCACACGTCGAGCAATACACGCTTCTCCGGGTAGGCATGGGGCAAACGGATCAAGGGCCGGGCCACATCCACGACGATGCCCAATTCCTCGAGCAATTCGCGGGTTAACGCGGTGCTCACGGACTCTTCGGGCTCCAGCTTTCCGCCCGGAAACTCCCAGTAGCCCGCCAAGTGTTTACCCGTAGGTCGTTGTGCCAACAAGACGCGGCCTTCGCGATCCTGAATCACACCAACCGCAACATGGATATCACCCAACGCCATCAAAATCTCGACAGAATAACCGCCTCTAAAATGGCAATTTCAGGTTCTGTAGTCCGCATTGATACGAACATAGTCGTAACTCAGATCGCAGGTCCATACGGTGGTTACCGCATCGCCACGACCAAGATCGATACGAACCGTGATCTCGTCACGGTTCATGACAGACTGTCCGCGTGATTCACAATAGGCCGAATCCGGCATGCCATCGGTGACGACCGGAACATCATCAAGCTGAAGGGAAACCCCCGAGATATCGAGTTCGGGAATCCCAGCTCGGCCGACCGCGGCCAGGATTCGCCCCCAGTTGGGATCACTGGCAAAGAATGCGGTCTTAACCAAAGGAGACTGGGTGATCGTATCGGCGACCTGACGGGCTTCAGATTGATCTCGCGCGCCGTGAACTGCAACCGTAATAAACTTGGTTGCGCCTTCCCCATCCCGGACGATGGCCTGTGCCAATTCGACGCATACTTCTTTCAGCGCACGATTGAATTCCGACCAACCAGGCCCACCCGATCTCAATGCAGCGGCTTTTCCGGTGGCAGCGATCGCGCAAGCATCGTTGGTTGAGGTATCGCCGTCGACACTAATGCGATTGAATGAAACCTCCACGGCATCCTCTAAAGCCTTTTGCAGATCATCAGATGAGACTGCCGCATCGGTTGCCAAAAACGCCAGCATGGTGGCCATGTCGGGCCGGATCATGCCTGCCCCCTTGGCGATTCCACTGAGCGTCACCGTGTGCTCGCCCACACGCACGTGACGAGTCGCACCTTTGGGGCGGGTGTCTGTGGTCATAATGCCTTTCGCGGCATCACCCCACCCATCGGCCGACAAATCGACAACCAACCGGGGCACGACGGCTGCGATCCGCTCGGCGGGCAGTTGTTCTCCAATCACACCTGTAGAAAACGGTAAGACCGCTTCCGGTTGACACCCGAGCGCGCCTGCCACTGCCTCACAGCAGACCCTAGCGGCTTTCAGACCCGCTGGGCCGGTACCGGCATTGGCATTACCACTGTTGATCAAAAATGCCCGGGGCGAACACCGCGTTAGATGCTCTTTGGCCACCAACACGGGAGCGGCACAAAACGCGTTGCGCGTAAATGTGGCCGCACATGTGGTCCCCTCATCGAAGCGAAACAGCACGACATCCGGTCGATTCGCTCGACGAACACCCGCACTGGCCGTCGCTGCGAGAACCCCCGCTACTGATGCTACGGGACCAAACGAATCAGGACCAACCGCCATGGCGATATCGATAACCTTTGCTCGCTGATGGAAAGAATCGCTGTTAAAACACGAATCATGTGCCGCCGGCCGATAGCGACATGGTCATGTCAACCGCCCATGACACTGTTTGAATTTTTTGCCCGACCCACAAGGACAGGGTTCGTTACGTCCCACCTTGCGTTCGCCGCGCACAAAGGGCTGCACCGCTTGGGCACCTTCGGTACCGGTCGCCGGAAGAGCCTCTTCGCCGACGGACTCGGGCGACGCCGCACCGGGATGGCGAAACTGCATGTGGGTCGGCCTTGCCCGCTGCTCCTCAATCGCTTCCACATCTTGAGGATCCCGAACGTGGATTTTGTAAAGCAAGCCCACAGCATCGTGCTTGAAACGCTCCAGCATTTCGGAGAACATCTCGAAAGCCTCGCGCTTATACTCTTGCTTGGGGTTTTTCTGTGCATACCCGCGCAGGTGGATCCCTTGACGCAGATAATCCATTGCCGCCAAATGCTCTCGCCACAGACCATCCAGAACCCGCAACATGACGGATTTCTCGATCTGCTGCATGACTTCGGGACCGATGCGCTCGGCGCGCGCATTGTACTCGGAGGTCAACGCCTCAAGAATACGCGCGCGTAAACTGCGTTCGTTGAGTTCGGGCTCTTGTTCAAGCCACTGCTTTATGGGCAGATCGATCTGATACTCGCGCGTCAGATGCTCTTCTAAGCCCGCGACGTCCCACTGCTCTTCAACACTCTGGGGCGGGATAAATTGACTGATCAGTTCTTCAACGACGTCCGCCCGCATAGAATCGAACATTTCATCAGTTTGAGCGCCCGCCAGCAGTTCGTTTCGCTGCTCATAAATCACCCGACGCTGATCGTTTGCGACGTCGTCGTACTCCAACAGTTGTTTTCGGATGTCGAAGTTGTGCCCCTCGACTTTGCGTTGCGCGTTTTCGATCGCTCGCGTCACCCAGGGATGTTCAATGGACTCCCCTTCCTCCATGCCCAGGCGTTGCATCAGCCCGGTGAGGCGACCGGATCCAAAAATGCGCAGCAAGTCATCTTCCAAGCAAAGATAGAATCGACTGGATCCGTGATCGCCCTGACGTCCGGCACGACCTCTTAACTGATTGTCAACGCGTCGGGATTCATGACGCTCGCTGCCGATAATGTGCAGACCACCGGATTCCAACACTTTTTCCTGACGTTCCCTAGCGGCCGCCCGTATGGCTTCGATCTGCTCTGGTAATCCCTCCTCACCCAGAGCCTCGATCTCCATTTCCGGGTTACCGCCCAACACGATATCCGTTCCACGACCAGCCATATTGGTGGCGATTGTCACCGCTCCGGGGCGGCCCGCCTGGGCGATAATCTCCGCCTCTCTTGCATGCTGCTTGGCGTTGAGAACTTCATGCGGAATTTTAAGCTTGGTCAGCTGCCTTGAGAGCAACTCGGAGTTTTCGATGGATGTGGTGCCGACCAAAACGGGTTGCTGGCGGTTCCTGCAGGCCTGGATATCTTTGGCGATCGCATCGAACTTCTCCCGCTTGGTCATGTAGATCTGATCGGGGTAATCCTCGCGAACCATCGGCTTGTTAGTCGGAATGACGACCACTTCCAAGCCGTAGATCTGCTGGAACTCGTATGCCTCGGTGTCCGCCGTACCGGTCATCCCCGCGAGCTTGTCGTATAGACGGAAGTAGTTCTGGAACGTGATCGACGCCAGAGTCTGATTCTCACTCTGGATCGCCAGCGACTCTTTGGCCTCTATCGCCTGATGGAGACCGTCCGACCACCGGCGCCCCGGCATCGTTCGCCCCGTAAACTCATCGACGATGACCACTTTTCCGTTCTGAACGATGTAGTGAACATCCTTGTTAAACAGGTGATGGGCACGGAGTCCGGCATTGACGTGATGCATCAGCAGGATATTGCTCGCGTCGTATAGGCTTTGCCCTTCCGGCAACAGACCAGCGTCGGCCAACAGCGTTTCGACGCGCTGATGACCCGCATCGGTCAAATGCACCTGCCGGGTTTTTTCGTCGATACTGAAATCTCCCGGACCATCTTCGGTTTGTTGTGGTTCAAGCCCGGGAATCAGGGAATTGATCTGGCGATAAAGTTCCGTGTTCTCGTCCGTTGAGCCGGAAATGATCAAAGGGGTCCGGGCTTCATCGATCAAGATGGAATCGACTTCATCGACGATGGCGAAATTCAGGGGACGCTGCACTTTGTCCTCGGCTTGAAAAGCCATGTTATCGCGCAGGTAATCGAATCCGAACTCGTTATTGGTACCGTACGTCACGTCCGCAGCGTAAGCCGACCGCTTCTCTTCCGGCGACTGGCCGCTAAGAATCACGCCCACCGACAAGCCAAGAAACTCATACAACGGGCGCATCCATTCAGCATCACGCTGTGCCAAATATTCGTTGACAGTGACAACATGCACGCCCCGACCGGATAAGGCATTCAAATAGACAGGAAGTGTTGCGACCAAGGTCTTACCTTCCCCGGTGCGCATCTCGGCAATCCGACCTTGGTGAAGAACCATCCCGCCCATGAACTGGACATCGAAATGCCGCATATTCAAGACGCGTTTGCCGGCTTCCCGAACGGCCGCAAAGGCTTCCGGCAACAAATCGTCGAGTGAAGCTCCCGCCTCCGAGCGCTCCTTGAGGATCTCAGTTCGACCTCTCAAGCTGGCATCGTCAAGGGCGGCCAACTCATCTTCCAGCGCATTGGCCTTATAAACGATTTTTGACAAGCGACGAACGTTTCGATCGTGCCGTGTACCGACAATCTTGCGAAAGACTTTGCTAATCATTGCTCAATCTGCATAAAAAAATAGACTTTGCCCGGGGATTCAGCCGCGCCGAAAAACGCCAGTCTACCGTGTTTTTCAGGAAGAATGGGGCCTGGGGGGCTAAACCTTATGCCGACCCGAGTCCAGGGTCAATGATTCGCGGCGTAGATGAATTTTCGCGGGTTGATGGTCTTGCCGTTGTGCAAAACTTCGAAGTGAACATGAGGGCCTGTAGAACGCCCGGTCGACCCCATACGTGCAATTTGCTGACCCCGGCTGACCTTCTCGCCGACGGCAACCAACACCTCACTGTTGTGACCGTAGCGGGTTCGATACCCGTTGCCATGATTAATTTCAATCAGCTTGCCGTATCCTTGGCGCGCGCCCACCTGGGCAACCAATCCATCCGCGACGGCGATGACAGGCGAACCCGTTTTGCCGGCGAAATCGATGCCATCGTGAAAGGCACGCCGCCCGGAGATGGGATCGTTCCGAACACCGTATGGGGAAGACAACCACCCACTGACAATAGGCCGTCCTTGAGGAGAAATGGCATCCTGCAACTGACGATCAAGCAATAGATTTTCCAATACCGCCAGTTCGTGGTAACGGCGCTGCAACGCGCGGTCTATGGTATCGGCCGCCGTCACCAACTCCGTCGCGGTCGTTGGCGAAACGCGCTCGTCGGACTCCGACTCCGGGCCACCCAGCGCAGGTGGTCGATCGAAGTCGAATTCGGCCGAATCCAGTTTCGCCATTTGCACCAAACGACTGCCCAGTGCCTCAATGCGAATCACTTTCGCCTCCATCTGCCCAAGCTTGCCTGACAGTGCATTGACGGCGTGTTCTGCCTCCTGCTTCGCCTTAAGAATCTCGGACCTTTGCATTGCCAACGCCTGATAGGCCCAATCCGGATTCGCTCGATCAGCGGCAGAAAACGCCAGTTCACTGCGGCCCAGTGTAAAGCCGACCGTGGCTGCCCCACCAACCAATGCCACCAGCAGAATCACACTAAGCGACAGAAATAGCCCACCCGACAAATCAAATTGTCGAACAGCACTTTTGCGCTTCGTGAGGAAGATCAATTTCATGGCAAATGGTGTATGTTGTTTACATCTGGTCTTGTGATACTGAAAAAACCGACGATGCCCATCCGCCAGCGCCTGAAACCCATAGATCACCACTGTCGAGCAGAACCGACGATGCGGGAAATCGTGGAACGCGCAAAACAGCTCCGGCGCTTGGACCGAAATCTCGGCCGCCAGCTCCCATCGCCTTTGGCAGAACATTGCCGCGTCGCCAACGTCACAAACAATACGCTTATCGTGCTGGCGGACGATCCAACCTGGGCCGCACGATTACGCTACGCGGCGCCCAGTATCCTGTCTTTGTTATCGGACGAAACAGACCTCGCCTTAACCGCAGTTCAGGTCAAGGTTGCGCCCCCTTCGGCGCCGAGTCGCAAGGTGACCCGCCAGAGACTTCGCTTGTCCGAGAAAAATGCCGCGGGACTGCGAACCCTGGCCCTTAACATATCAGACCAAAAACTCGCGGAAAAAATCCTTCGACTTGCCCAACACGGGGAACGCTCCACTGACACGTTCCCCGAAGCCGACCAAATAGTATCAAGTCGCCAGTAACGGACTCAAAAATGAAATCGGTGCGGCATCGACATCCTGGAATGTGACCTGCTCCCATGCCGACTTGTTCGCCATCAATTTACGGAGCAGTTTGTTGTTCAAATCATGCCCGGATTTGTGACCGCTAAAGGCACCGATCAAACTGTGCCCAAGCAAGTAGAGATCGCCGATGGCATCGAGAATTTTGTGCTTAACGAACTCGTCGTCGTAGCGGAGCCCTTCTTCATTCAAAATGCGGTAGTCGTCCACCACGATGGCATTGTCCAGGGTACCGCCCAAAGCCAAGTTGTTCTTCCTGAGTAGTTCGATATCACGAACGAACCCAAACGTTCGAGCACGACTGACTTCTTTCACGAACGAAGTCGTCGAGAAGTCCACCTCCGCCCGATTACTGTGATTTTTGAACACCGGGTGATCGAAATCGATCAGGAAGCTGACCTTGAATCCCTCGAACGGGTCAAATCGCGCCCACTTGCCATCGCTTTCTTTCACTTCCACCGGTTTCTTAATACGGATAAAGCGCTTGGGCGCTTCCTGCTCGACAATTCCGGCAGACTGAATCAGAAAGACAAAGGGACCGGCGCTGCCATCCATGATCGGAACTTCCGCAGCACTGAGCTCCACGAAGGCGTTGTCGATCCCAAGACCGGCCAACGCCGAGAGCAAATGCTCAACCGTGGCGACTCGGATATCGTCGCGAACCAAGGTCGTGGATAGCCGGGTGTCTCCGACATTTTCCGGGCTGGCCTTAATCTCGGGTTCACCCGGCAGATCGACCCGCCGAAATACAATGCCGACATCGACCGGTGCCGGGCGCAAGGTGAGAAACACCTTCTGCCCGGAGTGGAGCCCGACGCCGGTCGCACGAATCACATTTTTTAGGGTGCGCTGCTTCAACACATCCGGTGTCCTTTTAGTTGAACGGCCTTTTGAGACTACCCAGCGGATCGCAAGTTCAGCGCCCGACTGAAATCAGACATACTTCGGCCAAAACCGATTATAACCCAGATATATTTCGGCCCAAACCGCGAACAGTTAATCTCATTCAATCCGCCTGCCGTCTCAGAAACGCCGGTACGTCCAGGTAGTCCATATCGACATCGGTGGGCGCATGTCGTTCACCGACGACGCGCTTGCGAATAACCGTTGGACGATCCAGCTCCGAATAGTTCACCTCGCCACTGTTGTTACGTTGGACCAACTTGGCCGGTGGGTGATCCGGTTGATGGTTAATCGCCGACCCGATACCGGTGGCCACCACCGTCACTCGCAACTCGTCACTCATCTCAGGATCGATCACCGTACCGACCACGACGGTCGCATCGTCGGAAGCAAAATCCTTAACCGTGTTGCCAACTTCCTCGAATTCTCCGATGGCCATATCCATACCGGCCGTCACGTTGACCAGGATGCCACGGGCGCCCGCGACATTGACTTCGTCCAGCAAGGGGCTGTTTAAGGCCTTCTCGGCTGCCTCCCGGGCCCGGCCCTCGCCGCTGGCTCGCCCGGTCCCCATCATCGCCATGCCCATTTCCGACATCACGGTGCGTACATCGGCGAAGTCGACGTTGATCAAGCCCGGGCGGGTGATGAGTTCGGCGATCCCGGAAACAGCGTTGAGCAGCACCTCATCCGCTGCTTTAAATGCCTGAAGCAGGCTGGCTTGTTTACCGAGCACCGTCAGTAAACGTTCGTTGGGAATGGTGATAAGGGAATCGACATTCTCGCTCAGAGCGGCGATACCGTGTTGGGCAACCGCGGAGCGCTTGGTACCTTCGAAGGGAAACGGCTTGGTCACCACGGCAACGGTGAGAATGCCGAGCTCTTTGGCAATGTGGGCAACCACCGGCGCTGCGCCCGTCCCCGTTCCGCCGCCCATACCGGCGGTGATGAACAGCATATCGGTCCCGGCAATCACATCCGCAATGCGCTCGCGATCTTCCATAGCGGCTTGCCGACCAATCTCCGGATTGGCACCGGCACCCAGACCCTTCGTAATCCCCGATCCCAGCTGCAACGCGGTTCGACCGGCGCTGTTGCTTAGCACCTGGGCATCCGTGTTCGCGGCAATAAACTCGACACCTTCGATACCGGCCTGAACCATATTCTCCACGGCGTTACCGCCGCCACCGCCGACGCCAATAACCTTGATCACCGCGTTTTGCGGATAAGAATCCATCAACTCAAACATATCTTGACCTCCTCTCATACTTCACACCCCGCCAAATACAATCGAAAACACATCGGGTATTCAGAAATTCCCCTGAAACCAACTCTTCATCCGAGCCCAGATACTGCGTATCCCAAGCTCCATCGGCTCGGCGCGATTGGCGCCGGTTTGACTACCGAAAAGCAATAGGCCAACGCCGGTCGCATGGATGGGATTGCGAACGACATCGGCCAAGCCGGTCACGTGTTCGGGCACGCCGAGACGTACCGGCATATGAAACACTTCTTCCGCCAGCTCGACGGCACCTTCCATCTTGGAACTGCCCCCGGTGAGAACCACGCCGGCGGCCACTAAGTCTTCAAACCCGCTGCGCCTGAGCTCAGCGAGAATCAATCCGAACAATTCCTCGTACCGCGGCTCCACCACCTCGGCCAAGGTCTTGCGCGCCAATCGTCGCGGCGGCCGATCACCCACGCTAGGCACATCAATGCTCTCGTCCGGACTCGCCAGTTGAGGTAGTGCGCAGGCGTACTTCAGCTTGATCTCTTCCGCATGGTGACTGGGCGTGCGCAGCGCGACGGCGATGTCGTTGGTGATTTGATCACCAGCAATGGGAATCACCGCGGTGTGGCGGATCGCCCCATCGGTGAACACGGCGATATCCGTCGTGCCGCCGCCGATGTCCACCAGACAAACTCCTAGATCCTTTTCATCCTGAGTCAGCACGGAGTAGCTGGACGCCAATTGCTCAAGGATGATGTCATCGACATACAAACCGCAGCGACGTACGCATTTGGTGATGTTCTGAGCGGCACTGGCCGAACCGGTCACCATGTGTACCTTGGCCTCCAGGCGGACACCCGACATGCCGATGGGCTCTTTGATGCCCTCCTGCTCGTCAATGATGAATTCCTGAGGCAGGATGTGGAGGATCTTCTGATCAGCCGGAATGGCAACGGCGCGCGCTGCATCAATCACCCGGTCAACGTCCTCCTGACGAACCTCCCGGTCGCGGATAGCGACGATGCCGTGGGAGTTCAGGCTCCGCACATGGCTGCCGGCAATCCCGGTAAACACCGAATGGATTTCGCAGCCCGCCATCAATTCGGCTTCTTCCACCGCCCGGCGAATGGACTGCACCGTGGATTCGATGTTCACCACCACGCCCTTTTTCAAACCGCGCGAGGGGTGCGATCCCAGACCGATGACCTCAATCCCGTTATCGGTGATCTCGCCAACGATGCAAACGACTTTGGACGTCCCAATGTCGAGTCCAACGATGAGGCTGTTTTCCGGCTTCTTCGCCATCTCCCGATCCCTATTCAGTTATCCGTTGTGGGCATTGCCGATCGCACTGCGAACCCGTTGGGATAACGCAGGTCGATGTATGCCAATTGGTTCAAGCGGTCTCGCACCGCCGGCAAGCCGAGCTTGAGAAAATGCGACAAGGTGGCTTGAGGCCGACCTTGGCCCATACGAAGCTCCACACCCTGCGCCAGGGTGGCGCGCCAGCTTCCGCGGTGATCGACTGCCAGCTCCACCAATTGCAGCTGCCGTTCGGCCAGCAGATTGCGACAGTCCTGATAAGTCATCAGGACCTTTTTCTCGCTGCCCTCCGGGCCGTTGAGCAGCGGCAGATCAATCGAGTCGATAGCCTCGGCGAAACGTTCACCGCGGCGATTCAACAGCGCCAGCTCCCCCCAACGGGCCACCGGAGCGTGCTCCCAGATTTCTATCCGGATCACATCGGGCCAGCGGCGGCGGACATTGACCTGATCCACCCACGGCAACGACTCGACGGCATCGGCTATGGTGGCCAGCGGCGTACCGAAAAATCCCGCGGACACATACGGACGGATGACCTCTTCGATTTCCGCCAAACCCACCGCCACGAATGGCCCTTCAATCTCGACCCGACGAATGGGCCGCCACTCGGTCAAGGGCACCTGGGCCAGCGCGTAGCCCGCCCCCGCCAGCGCCAGCACAGCCGCCACGACTCCGCCGGCCCGCAGGGAGCCGACGGCCCTCACGCGCTCGCGGAGCGAGTCCTTTTGGGTTGTGGAGGTTATCGGGGTTCTGCGATTGCGGGTCATCTCCGGCCTCCCTCGGGGTCCGAGATG
The sequence above is a segment of the Pseudomonadota bacterium genome. Coding sequences within it:
- the yacG gene encoding DNA gyrase inhibitor YacG; this encodes MQSRIGRCPTCGETTDVGHANPARPFCSRRCKLIDLGGWLEESRSIPVTDADLPEDNSNTRN
- the zapD gene encoding cell division protein ZapD → MEHATLGRTVEFEHPLNERVRKLMRLEFLLAQTRHHLSGRSGWDTRAAIGSMLETLEGLGRSDIKGELIQEMDRQRGHLEQLRHRAGIDQEELNKLLGELRDLTDQLHTLPGQPGQILRENELISSFRQRMTIPGGTAYFDLPGLHRWLNQPLHQRQETLSGWYSQFTLLEQCLDMVLRLIRETGKRTLEVARGGIYEQVPDAERPCQLLRIALPVDCGAYPEISAGRHRITIRFVTQVSLEQRPCQVTDDLEFRLACCRGAT
- the secA gene encoding preprotein translocase subunit SecA, with protein sequence MISKVFRKIVGTRHDRNVRRLSKIVYKANALEDELAALDDASLRGRTEILKERSEAGASLDDLLPEAFAAVREAGKRVLNMRHFDVQFMGGMVLHQGRIAEMRTGEGKTLVATLPVYLNALSGRGVHVVTVNEYLAQRDAEWMRPLYEFLGLSVGVILSGQSPEEKRSAYAADVTYGTNNEFGFDYLRDNMAFQAEDKVQRPLNFAIVDEVDSILIDEARTPLIISGSTDENTELYRQINSLIPGLEPQQTEDGPGDFSIDEKTRQVHLTDAGHQRVETLLADAGLLPEGQSLYDASNILLMHHVNAGLRAHHLFNKDVHYIVQNGKVVIVDEFTGRTMPGRRWSDGLHQAIEAKESLAIQSENQTLASITFQNYFRLYDKLAGMTGTADTEAYEFQQIYGLEVVVIPTNKPMVREDYPDQIYMTKREKFDAIAKDIQACRNRQQPVLVGTTSIENSELLSRQLTKLKIPHEVLNAKQHAREAEIIAQAGRPGAVTIATNMAGRGTDIVLGGNPEMEIEALGEEGLPEQIEAIRAAARERQEKVLESGGLHIIGSERHESRRVDNQLRGRAGRQGDHGSSRFYLCLEDDLLRIFGSGRLTGLMQRLGMEEGESIEHPWVTRAIENAQRKVEGHNFDIRKQLLEYDDVANDQRRVIYEQRNELLAGAQTDEMFDSMRADVVEELISQFIPPQSVEEQWDVAGLEEHLTREYQIDLPIKQWLEQEPELNERSLRARILEALTSEYNARAERIGPEVMQQIEKSVMLRVLDGLWREHLAAMDYLRQGIHLRGYAQKNPKQEYKREAFEMFSEMLERFKHDAVGLLYKIHVRDPQDVEAIEEQRARPTHMQFRHPGAASPESVGEEALPATGTEGAQAVQPFVRGERKVGRNEPCPCGSGKKFKQCHGRLT
- the lpxC gene encoding UDP-3-O-acyl-N-acetylglucosamine deacetylase, with protein sequence MLKQRTLKNVIRATGVGLHSGQKVFLTLRPAPVDVGIVFRRVDLPGEPEIKASPENVGDTRLSTTLVRDDIRVATVEHLLSALAGLGIDNAFVELSAAEVPIMDGSAGPFVFLIQSAGIVEQEAPKRFIRIKKPVEVKESDGKWARFDPFEGFKVSFLIDFDHPVFKNHSNRAEVDFSTTSFVKEVSRARTFGFVRDIELLRKNNLALGGTLDNAIVVDDYRILNEEGLRYDDEFVKHKILDAIGDLYLLGHSLIGAFSGHKSGHDLNNKLLRKLMANKSAWEQVTFQDVDAAPISFLSPLLAT
- the coaE gene encoding dephospho-CoA kinase (Dephospho-CoA kinase (CoaE) performs the final step in coenzyme A biosynthesis.); the encoded protein is MFIVGLTGGIASGKSTVAHHFERLGIAVIDADQVAREVVEPGEPALAKLREIFGETIIDAKGRLDRARMRDIAFADPSLRRQLEAVMHPAIGQRMQEKLRAANSPYVILMVPLLVETGQHRLVNRVLVVDVPGQQQLERLMARDGINLEQAKAILAAQTDREQRLEAAHDVIENTDSTDALADIVLQLHASYTRMVDQPELRARRFHFGPKTSAPALS
- a CDS encoding M23 family metallopeptidase, which codes for MFCQRRWELAAEISVQAPELFCAFHDFPHRRFCSTVVIYGFQALADGHRRFFQYHKTRCKQHTPFAMKLIFLTKRKSAVRQFDLSGGLFLSLSVILLVALVGGAATVGFTLGRSELAFSAADRANPDWAYQALAMQRSEILKAKQEAEHAVNALSGKLGQMEAKVIRIEALGSRLVQMAKLDSAEFDFDRPPALGGPESESDERVSPTTATELVTAADTIDRALQRRYHELAVLENLLLDRQLQDAISPQGRPIVSGWLSSPYGVRNDPISGRRAFHDGIDFAGKTGSPVIAVADGLVAQVGARQGYGKLIEINHGNGYRTRYGHNSEVLVAVGEKVSRGQQIARMGSTGRSTGPHVHFEVLHNGKTINPRKFIYAANH
- a CDS encoding Nudix family hydrolase; this encodes MALGDIHVAVGVIQDREGRVLLAQRPTGKHLAGYWEFPGGKLEPEESVSTALTRELLEELGIVVDVARPLIRLPHAYPEKRVLLDVWTVIRYHGQPRGREGQRLAWVAPADLKRWQLPSANEPIVRALDLPDHYLVTPDMACDIGGLERGLIQALDRGTRLIQLRLPSATEQSLKTFAARCLPICHAAGARVLLNGDSVQAEALGFDGVHLNAARLRAYRPESRPAGREFLVAASCHDHEQLALAQEMRLDFVVLGSVCNTRSHPEGPTLGWDQFRILTDRTTIPVYAIGGMKHEDLDTARGAGAQGIAAIRGLWRGEH
- the argJ gene encoding bifunctional glutamate N-acetyltransferase/amino-acid acetyltransferase ArgJ — its product is MAVGPDSFGPVASVAGVLAATASAGVRRANRPDVVLFRFDEGTTCAATFTRNAFCAAPVLVAKEHLTRCSPRAFLINSGNANAGTGPAGLKAARVCCEAVAGALGCQPEAVLPFSTGVIGEQLPAERIAAVVPRLVVDLSADGWGDAAKGIMTTDTRPKGATRHVRVGEHTVTLSGIAKGAGMIRPDMATMLAFLATDAAVSSDDLQKALEDAVEVSFNRISVDGDTSTNDACAIAATGKAAALRSGGPGWSEFNRALKEVCVELAQAIVRDGEGATKFITVAVHGARDQSEARQVADTITQSPLVKTAFFASDPNWGRILAAVGRAGIPELDISGVSLQLDDVPVVTDGMPDSAYCESRGQSVMNRDEITVRIDLGRGDAVTTVWTCDLSYDYVRINADYRT